From Rhodamnia argentea isolate NSW1041297 chromosome 10, ASM2092103v1, whole genome shotgun sequence, a single genomic window includes:
- the LOC115753879 gene encoding uncharacterized protein LOC115753879, whose amino-acid sequence MPGPCFSCAVCGPPPLLSTSTSGLRDLRQRSATTSLSVARRLPFATSLHKPSKQRWRFSCFRPDEFASENHDSELVEDKRLQKLEKLEFDQSNSGKKNWFSSFHKVRDAIFRAKPWTVPWTVETILQVMLLWIASFWFVGSWIIPFLAHMGGFRKETLTYRGQALYSLLTDVVEGLAGIAILHHCLARFRPLPSDWFRFSLKGKWHFDVGLGCLMFPLVNRLSQFNLNLFPVLPSTPVTVSSVEQSIVARDPVAMALYAVVVSICAPTWEEIVFRGFLLPSLTKYMPVWCSILVSSLAFALAHFNMQRMLPLIFLGVVMGAVFARSRNLLASMVLHSLWNAFVFLDLMK is encoded by the exons ATGCCAGGCCCTTGCTTCTCTTGCGCTGTCTGTGGtcctcctccccttctctctacTTCTACCTCTGGACTTAGGGATTTGAGACAGCGCTCCGCTACTACTTCCCTTTCCGTCGCTCGCCGCTTGCCTTTCGCTACCTCACTCCACAAGCCTTCCAAGCAg AGATGGAGATTTTCATGTTTTCGACCTGATGAATTTGCGTCAGAAAATCATGATTCTGAGTTGGTCGAAGACAAGAGGTTGCAAAAGTTGGAGAAACTTGAATTTGACCAATCAAATTCTGGGAAGAAGAATTGGTTCTCGAGTTTCCATAAG GTAAGAGATGCAATTTTCAGAGCAAAACCTTGGACAGTGCCGTGGACTGTGGAGACAATTCTGCAG GTAATGCTTCTATGGATTGCATCATTTTGGTTCGTGGGATCTTGGATTATACCTTTCCTGGCTCACATGGGAGGGTTCAGAAAGGAGACCCTAACATACAGAGGCCAAGCACTGTACAGCCTCTTGACTGATGTAGTAGAAGGTCTTGCTGGAATTGCAATCCTCCACCATTGTCTTGCAAGATTCCGTCCCCTTCCATCCGATTGGTTTAGGTTCAGCCTCAAAGGAAAATGGCACTTTGATGTTGGTCTAGGCTGTCTTATGTTTCCGCTTGTGAACCGTTTGTCTCAATTCAACCTTAATTTGTTTCCTGTTCTTCCCTCTACACCAGTTACAGTCTCCAGTGTTGAGCAATCAATAGTTGCACGGGACCCTGTGGCCATGGCCCTTTACGCTGTGGTGGTTTCAATATGTGCCCCAACTTGGGAAGAGATTGTCTTCCGTGGGTTTCTTCTACCTTCCTTGACCAAGTACATGCCAGTATGGTGCTCAATTTTGGTTAGTTCATTGGCTTTTGCTTTGGCTCATTTCAATATGCAGAGGATGCTTCCGCTTATATTCCTAGGAGTGGTGATGGGGGCTGTTTTCGCACGATCAAGGAACTTGTTGGCATCGATGGTGTTGCATAGTCTTTGGAATGCATTTGTATTCTTAGATCTGATGAAATAA
- the LOC115753878 gene encoding G-type lectin S-receptor-like serine/threonine-protein kinase At5g24080, producing the protein MCNIKLCASSCCSWVLALWVVLLHGFGWCTAMGGEISLGSRLVASEDRAWVSDNGTFALGFAAMNGRDDRFQLAVWFMQLRGDRTLVWSANRNSPVSRNAMLELDTTGNLVLLDGDTTVWISNTSNSGVQSATMSETGNFILYNATGHIVWQSFSHPTDTLLPNQPLTISLELTSATSPSHGGYYTLKMLQQPASLSLALTYHLPGSYDSSPEFYSNYSFWAGPDISNVTGQVIVVLDEAGSFGIVYGDSADGAVYVYKNDGDEEGLPSAVNRSTRPSVLRRLILETNGNLRLYRWDDNVNGSSQWLPDWAAVSNPCDIAGICGNGICNLDRSKTNATCTCLPGTSKVGSDEQCSENSSLTGKCNSQNGNQTSEFRISVVQQTNYYFSDNSVVANYSDVATVSKCGDACLSDCECIASVSGLNEESPYCWILKSLDFGGFEDPSSTLFVKVKSNGSAKPEGGSSENDHEKVVILPVVLVMVVLIGLLCSLLYYNVNRRRLLRKAMESSLLTLSGAPMNFTYRDLQIRTSNFSQLIGTGGFGSVYKGSLADGTLVAVKKLDRALPQGEKEFIAEVNTIGSMHHMNLVRLCGYCSEGSHRLLVYEFMKNGSLDKWIFPSSRSRNRLLDWQTRFHIAIRMAQGIAYFHEQCRNRIIHCDIKPENILLDENFCPKVSDFGLAKLMGREHSHVMTMVRGTRGYLAPEWVSNRPITVKADIYSYGMLLLEIVGGRRNLDMSFDTENFFYPGWAFKEMTKGTPMKVADRRLGGAVQEEELIRALKVAFWCIQDEVFMRPTMGEVVRMLEGSMEIIAPPMPQTVLDLVEEGLDQVYKAMKREYNQFSSTTVTSHLSSNATCSHSTMSPR; encoded by the exons ATGTGTAATATAAAGCTTTGCGCCTCTTCTTGTTGCTCGTGGGTTCTGGCTTTGTGGGTCGTGCTTCTGCATGGGTTTGGATGGTGCACGGCCATGGGTGGTGAGATAAGCTTGGGCTCGAGATTGGTGGCTAGTGAGGACCGAGCTTGGGTTTCGGATAATGGGACTTTCGCTCTCGGTTTTGCCGCTATGAATGGACGAGATGACCGGTTTCAGTTGGCGGTTTGGTTTATGCAGCTTCGTGGTGATCGGACCCTAGTTTGGTCAGCTAACCG AAACTCCCCAGTCAGCCGGAACGCGATGCTCGAGCTTGACACCACAGGGAACCTTGTCCTCCTCGACGGCGACACCACCGTATGGATTTCCAATACCTCCAATTCCGGTGTGCAATCAGCAACCATGTCTGAAACTGGCAACTTCATCCTCTACAATGCTACCGGCCACATAGTATGGCAAAGCTTTTCGCATCCGACGGACACGCTCCTCCCAAACCAACCGTTAACCATCTCTCTTGAGCTCACCTCGGCAACTTCTCCTTCACACGGCGGTTACTACACTCTCAAAATGCTTCAACAGCCGGCATCACTGAGCCTCGCACTCACATACCACTTGCCTGGAAGCTACGATTCCTCTCCTGAATTTTACTCTAACTACTCTTTCTGGGCCGGACCGGACATATCCAATGTGACTGGCCAAGTGATAGTGGTATTAGATGAGGCGGGAAGTTTCGGAATTGTGTATGGTGATTCAGCAGATGGAGCAGTCTATGTGTATAAAAATGATGGCGATGAGGAAGGGTTGCCTTCAGCTGTGAACCGATCGACTCGGCCTTCGGTTCTTCGAAGATTGATTCTTGAGACAAATGGCAATCTAAGGTTATACCGTTGGGACGACAATGTGAACGGTTCTAGCCAATGGCTACCCGATTGGGCTGCTGTTTCAAATCCTTGTGATATAGCTGGAATTTGTGGGAATGGGATTTGCAATTTGGACAGGAGCAAAACGAATGCTACTTGTACATGCCTGCCAGGAACTTCTAAGGTTGGCTCTGATGAACAGTGCTCAGAAAATTCTTCCCTGACCGGGAAATGCAATTCACAAAATGGAAATCAAACATCTGAGTTTAGAATCTCAGTGGTTCAACAGACAAATTACTATTTCTCCGATAATTCTGTCGTAGCAAACTACAGTGATGTAGCTACAGTTTCAAAGTGCGGCGATGCTTGTTTATCAGATTGCGAATGCATTGCTTCTGTTTCTGGACTGAATGAGGAAAGCCCTTACTGTTGGATACTTAAGAGCTTGGATTTTGGTGGGTTTGAGGACCCCAGTTCGACCTTATTCGTGAAAGTCAAATCAAATGGCTCGGCAAAACCTGAAGGTGGTTCATCCGAAAATGACCATGAGAAAGTAGTGATTCTTCCGGTTGTACTTGTCATGGTGGTTCTCATAGGTCTACTCTGTTCATTGTTGTACTACAATGTCAACAGGAGGAGGTTGCTTAGAAAAGCAATGGAAAGTTCCTTATTAACCTTGTCTGGTGCGCCAATGAATTTCACTTACCGCGACTTGCAAATTCGCACCAGCAACTTCTCGCAGCTTATTGGAACAG GGGGATTCGGAAGTGTGTATAAGGGAAGCCTTGCAGATGGAACATTAGTCGCAGTGAAGAAGCTTGATAGGGCTTTACCTCAGGGTGAGAAGGAGTTCATAGCCGAAGTGAACACTATAGGTTCAATGCATCACATGAACTTGGTTCGTTTATGCGGATATTGCTCTGAGGGGTCACACAG GCTTCTTGTTTACGAGTTCATGAAAAACGGGTCATTGGACAAGTGGATTTTCCCTTCGTCCAGATCACGAAACAGATTGCTAGATTGGCAAACCCGCTTCCACATAGCCATTAGGATGGCACAAGGGATCGCATACTTCCACGAGCAGTGTAGGAACCGGATCATACACTGCGACATTAAGCCGGAAAATATTCTACTGGATGAGAATTTCTGTCCCAAAGTTTCGGATTTCGGGCTAGCTAAGTTGATGGGGAGGGAGCACTCACATGTCATGACCATGGTTAGAGGAACTAGAGGCTACTTAGCTCCAGAATGGGTTAGTAACCGGCCTATCACAGTAAAGGCCGACATCTATAGTTATGGGATGCTTCTGTTGGAGATCGTCGGAGGACGGAGAAACCTGGACATGTCTTTTGACACAGAAAACTTCTTCTATCCTGGCTGGGCTTTTAAG GAAATGACAAAGGGAACACCAATGAAAGTGGCAGATAGACGACTAGGAGGGGCCGTGCAAGAGGAAGAGCTGATAAGAGCGTTGAAAGTTGCATTCTGGTGCATTCAAGATGAAGTCTTCATGAGACCTACGATGGGGGAAGTGGTGAGGATGCTAGAAGGCTCGATGGAGATCATCGCGCCTCCAATGCCACAGACTGTTCTTGATTTAGTTGAAGAAGGGCTAGATCAAGTCTACAAGGCAATGAAAAGAGAATATAACCAGTTCAGCTCTACTACTGTTACCAGTCATCTGTCGTCTAATGCTACATGTAGTCACTCGACAATGTCGCCCAGGTAA
- the LOC115753877 gene encoding G-type lectin S-receptor-like serine/threonine-protein kinase At5g24080, giving the protein MCDIKLCGSSYGSWVLALWVVVLLHWLGRRMAMGGEIRLGSRLVASEDRAWVSDNGTFAFGFAAMNGRDDRFQLAVWFLQLPGDRTLVWSANQNSPVSKKAMLELDATGNLVLLDGDTAVWISNTSNSGVQSATMAETGNFILYNAADHIVWQSFSHPTDTLLPNQPLTVSLELTSTTSPSHGGYYTLKMLQQPTSLSLALTYNLPESYDSSPEFYSNYSYWAGPDISNVTGQVIAVLDDAGSFGILYGDSSDGAVYVYKNDGDNEGLSSAVNRSTLPTALRRLILETNGNLRLYRWDNDVNGSSQWVPDWAAVSNPCDIAGICGNGICNLNRSKTNATCTCLPGTSKVGPDQLCSENSSLTGKCSSENRNQTSEFRISVVQQTNYYFSDYSVLVNYSDIATVSKCGDACLSDCDCVASVYGLDEEKPYCWLLRSLDFGGFEDPSSTLFVKAKSNGSATPEGNASGSGGSSGNGHQKVVILPVALVMVVLIGLLFTLLYYNVHRRRLLRKAMESSLLTLSGAPMNFTYRDLQIRTSNFSQLIGTGGFGSVYKGSLADGTLVAVKKLDRVLPHGEKEFITEVNTIGSMHHMNLVRLCGYCSEGSHRLLVYEFMKNGSLDKWIFPSLSSRDRLLDWQTRFRIAIGMAQGIAYFHEQCRNRIIHCDIKPENILLDENFCPKVSDFGLAKLMGREHSHVMTMVRGTRGYLAPEWVSNRPVTVKADVYSYGMLLLEIVGGRRNLDMSFDAEDFFYPGWAFKEMTKGTPMKAADRRLEGSMQEEELMRTLRVAFWCIQDEVFMRPTMGEVVRMLEGSMEINAPPMPQTVLELVEEGLDQVYKAMKREYNQSSSFTITSHMSSNATCSYSTMSPR; this is encoded by the exons ATGTGTGATATAAAGCTTTGTGGCTCTTCTTATGGTTCATGGGTTTTGGCGTTGTGGGTCGTCGTCCTTCTGCATTGGCTTGGACGGCGCATGGCCATGGGTGGTGAGATAAGATTGGGTTCGAGGTTGGTGGCTAGCGAGGACCGAGCTTGGGTTTCGGATAATGGGACCTTCGCTTTTGGTTTTGCTGCTATGAACGGACGAGATGACCGGTTTCAGCTGGCGGTTTGGTTCTTGCAGCTTCCAGGTGATCGGACCCTAGTTTGGTCAGCTAACCA AAACTCCCCAGTCAGCAAAAAAGCGATGCTCGAGCTCGACGCCACAGGGAACCTTGTCCTGCTCGACGGCGACACTGCCGTATGGATTTCCAACACCTCCAACTCTGGTGTGCAATCAGCGACTATGGCCGAAACCGGCAACTTCATCCTCTACAATGCCGCCGACCACATAGTATGGCAGAGCTTTTCACATCCAACAGACACGCTCCTTCCTAACCAACCATTAACCGTCTCTCTTGAGCTCACCTCAACAACTTCGCCTTCGCATGGCGGTTATTACACTCTCAAAATGCTTCAACAACCGACATCACTAAGCCTTGCGCTCACATACAACTTGCCTGAAAGCTATGATTCCTCCCCTGAATTTTACTCTAACTACTCTTATTGGGCTGGACCGGACATCTCCAATGTGACTGGCCAAGTGATAGCGGTACTAGATGACGCGGGAAGCTTCGGGATTTTGTATGGTGATTCATCTGATGGAGCAGTGTATGTGTATAAAAACGATGGCGACAATGAAGGGTTGTCTTCAGCTGTGAACCGATCAACTCTGCCTACGGCTCTTCGGAGATTGATTCTTGAGACAAATGGAAACTTAAGGTTATACCGATGGGATAACGACGTGAACGGTTCTAGCCAATGGGTACCCGATTGGGCTGCTGTCTCAAATCCTTGTGATATAGCTGGAATTTGTGGAAATGGGATATGCAATTTAAATAGGAGCAAAACTAATGCTACTTGTACATGCCTGCCAGGAACCTCTAAGGTTGGCCCTGATCAACTGTGCTCAGAAAATTCTTCCCTGACCGGGAAATGCAGTTCAGAAAATAGAAATCAAACATCTGAGTTTAGAATCTCAGTGGTTCAACAGACAAATTACTATTTCTCCGATTATTCTGTCCTAGTAAACTACAGTGATATAGCTACGGTTTCAAAGTGTGGTGATGCTTGTTTATCAGATTGTGATTGTGTTGCTTCTGTTTATGGACTTGATGAGGAAAAGCCTTACTGTTGGCTACTTAGGAGCTTGGATTTTGGTGGGTTTGAGGACCCCAGTTCGACCTTATTCGTGAAAGCCAAATCTAACGGCTCGGCAACACCTGAAGGTAATGCAAGCGGATCAGGAGGTTCATCCGGAAATGGCCACCAGAAAGTAGTGATTCTTCCGGTTGCACTAGTCATGGTGGTTCTCATAGGTCTACTCTTTACATTGTTGTATTACAATGTCCACAGGAGGAGGTTGCTTAGGAAAGCAATGGAAAGTTCCTTATTAACCTTGTCCGGGGCACCAATGAACTTCACTTACCGCGACTTGCAAATTCGCACCAGCAACTTCTCACAGCTGATTGGAACAG GGGGATTCGGAAGTGTGTACAAGGGAAGCCTTGCAGATGGAACTCTAGTCGCAGTAAAGAAGCTTGACAGGGTTTTGCCTCACGGCGAGAAGGAGTTCATAACCGAAGTGAACACCATTGGTTCGATGCATCATATGAACTTGGTTCGGTTATGCGGCTATTGCTCCGAGGGGTCACACAG GCTTCTTGTTTACGAGTTCATGAAAAATGGGTCGTTGGACAAGTGGATTTTCCCTTCGCTCAGCTCGCGAGACAGATTGCTGGATTGGCAAACGCGCTTCCGGATAGCCATCGGGATGGCACAAGGGATTGCATACTTCCATGAGCAGTGTAGGAACCGGATCATACACTGCGACATTAAGCCGGAAAATATTCTACTGGATGAGAATTTCTGTCCCAAAGTCTCGGATTTCGGGCTGGCTAAGTTGATGGGGAGGGAGCACTCACATGTCATGACCATGGTTAGAGGAACTAGAGGCTACTTAGCTCCAGAATGGGTTAGTAACCGGCCTGTCACAGTAAAGGCCGATGTCTATAGTTATGGGATGCTTCTGTTGGAGATCGTTGGAGGACGGAGAAACCTGGACATGTCTTTCGACGCAGAAGACTTCTTCTACCCTGGCTGGGCTTTTAAG GAAATGACAAAGGGAACACCAATGAAAGCAGCGGATAGGCGGCTAGAAGGGTCCATGCAAGAGGAAGAGCTGATGAGAACATTGAGAGTCGCATTCTGGTGCATTCAAGATGAAGTCTTCATGAGACCTACAATGGGGGAAGTGGTGCGGATGCTAGAGGGATCGATGGAGATCAACGCGCCTCCAATGCCGCAGACTGTTCTTGAATTAGTTGAAGAAGGGCTGGATCAAGTCTACAAGGCAATGAAAAGAGAATACAATCAGTCCAGTTCTTTTACCATCACCAGTCATATGTCGTCAAATGCTACGTGTAGTTACTCGACCATGTCGCCTAGATAA